The Fusarium musae strain F31 chromosome 10, whole genome shotgun sequence genome window below encodes:
- a CDS encoding hypothetical protein (EggNog:ENOG41), with amino-acid sequence MIPLHSALTLLALPALAAAGNVCLGVFAVAGLGDAPPDIYYVAFAAGSPCDESRSAMLTDTLNENWCSISNRAPQFDMCGGTATIFNAGEPIGDDADFNDCGAKLSINGEEFDGEVLDDLAEDNPCSATCNNGIAFGNIGGLRHYVDVPMCD; translated from the exons ATGATCCCA CTGCATTCTGCCTTAACTCTCCTGGCCCTTCCAGCCCTCGCTGCAGCCGGCAATGTCTGCCTCGGAGTCTTTGCTGTCGCTGGTCTCGGTGACGCCCCTCCTGACATCTACTACGTTGCCTTCGCCGCAGGATCTCCCTGTGACGAGAGTCGATCAGCCATGTTGACCGATACTCTCAATGAGAACTGGTGCTCAATTTCCAACCGCGCCCCGCAGTTCGACATGTGCGGCGGCACCGCTACCATCTTCAATGCTGGAGAGCccattggtgatgatgcgGACTTCAATGACTGCGGTGCCAAGTTGAGCATCAACGGAGAAGAGTTTGATGGAgaggttcttgatgatctggcGGAGGATAACCCTTGCAGTGCTACTTGCAACAACGGTATTGCTTTTGGTAATATTGGTGGCCTGAGACATTACGTTGATGTACCCATGTGCGACTAG
- a CDS encoding hypothetical protein (EggNog:ENOG41~MEROPS:MER0017177): MAFSYSTYTTTRALNYSYIHILPRLPNTRYLLFLHGFPSTSYHWRHQIPFFKAKGYGIIAPDLLGFGETSRPTELEMYKGEDMARDIVEILTSEGIGTIVGVAHDWYVKSVEAKLGFSILGYFLLFDDDDAPTLLDEHSESVESLYFSTDEEITKKYKGALGGLRAWLTEGKTTELPAHLTSEDHKYYKSAFSKEKSGYGGAINWYRAGLRNINEEDERKITTDAYILTHPTLLITSTNVITAAMDIPEQMRPFVTDFIVEQVTGGHWLQLEKPDEVNEILDKFVTEVGN, from the exons ATGGCCTTCTCCTACTCAACCTACACTACAACCCGCGCACTCAACTACTCCTACATTCACATCCTGCCCCGACTCCCAAACACTCGATACCTTCTCTTCCTACATGGCTTCCCCTCAACCTCGTATCACTGGCGCCATCAAattcccttcttcaaggcaaAGGGCTATGGTATCATAGCACCAGACTTACTTGGCTTTGGGGAGACGTCAAGACCGACTGAGCTGGAGATGTACAAGGGTGAGGATATGGCAAGGGACATCGTTGAAATCTTGACGTCAGAGGGCATCGGAACTATTGTGGGCGTGGCACATGACTGGTATGTTAA ATCAGTGGAAGCAAAACTTGGGTTTTCGATCCTGGGGTACTTCCTTCTTttcgatgacgacgatgctCCCACGCTTCTAGATGAACAT TCCGAATCCGTGGAGTCACTATACTTTAGTACCGATGAAGAGATCACCAAGAAATACAAAGGCGCTCTGGGCGGCTTACGCGCTTGGTTGACTGAGGGCAAGACTACCGAGTTGCCAGCCCATTTGACATCAGAG GATCacaaatattataaaagcgcCTTCTCCAAGGAGAAAAGTGGCTATGGAGGTGCGATAAACTGGTATAGGGCTGGTCTGCGTAACAtcaacgaagaagatgagcgaA AAATCACAACGGATGCCTATATCCTAACGCACCCAACCCTCTTAATCACGTCCACGAACGTTATTACTGCCGCGATGGACATCCCAGAGCAGATGCGCCCTTTCGTGACCGATTTCATAGTTGAGCAAGTTACTGGTGGACATTGGCTCCAGCTAGAGAAGCCAGATGAGGTGAATGAAATTCTGGATAAGTTTGTAACAGAGGTTGGAAACTGA
- a CDS encoding hypothetical protein (EggNog:ENOG41): MPPQINQQSRLNSLFVIPGPGSHKKIAKRDGNRGVHESPEPKEPDEPLWQAANEWDQPIWGWVIINYANSGLQFFLPDGIFYRELRLPAGPENKMSSDLSHKPLWLPSQQPDDPKEVLRWDMQQLSRLVKTLAQSTPCLGKFIDMVKRASSAKTPAPGYAEFGSALTGRPLALAYMAWSLELAGPECTSQMDDDPAPSPTLLPPRLEDKDPPQQYSFPIKIGDKQPNFDGLVGYFLPKAAEDVEQGDALDLTKIYSHFAITNPPAATATTNDDQSEGPIIPIASGNYPQVRAHYITPSSVLTPADYATQRDLELQLSGIVVGALVDPFLPCHAFTAILPPKELSLPSWTWQESLARMATFFNAGPLVISSNVPSFNTQDDLMQGSHILEFGNETADNGELSRAVSLPVADMATGWAWLEPYTVKNSPEETEHPQSP, from the coding sequence ATGCCACCGCAAATCAACCAACAATCACGCTTGAACTCTCTATTTGTGATTCCGGGCCCTGGCAGTCACAAAAAGATTGCTAAACGTGATGGTAATCGCGGGGTTCACGAGAGTCCAGAACCGAAGGAACCAGATGAGCCATTATGGCAGGCCGCAAACGAATGGGATCAGCCTATTTGGGGTTGGGTTATCATCAACTACGCGAATAGTGGCCTGCAGTTCTTTCTCCCAGATGGCATCTTCTACCGGGAGCTTCGACTGCCAGCTGGCCCAGAAAACAAGATGAGTTCTGATCTGTCGCATAAACCGCTTTGGCTACCGTCCCAGCAGCCCGATGACCCAAAAGAGGTACTCAGATGGGATATGCAGCAGCTATCGCGACTAGTCAAGACTCTGGCTCAATCTACTCCGTGCCTGGGCAAGTTTATCGACATGGTTAAGCGCGCCTCATCTGCAAAGACGCCTGCCCCTGGCTATGCTGAGTTTGGAAGTGCTCTTACTGGACGCCCCCTAGCTCTGGCTTACATGGCATGGTCCCTAGAGCTTGCGGGACCAGAGTGTACCAGCCAAATGGATGATGATCCAGCGCCGTCACCGACTCTACTACCGCCACGCTTAGAGGACAAAGATCCGCCCCAACAATATTCTTTTCCTATCAAGATTGGCGACAAGCAACCAAACTTTGATGGCCTTGTCGGGTATTTTCTACCCAAGGCCGCTGAGGATGTAGAGCAGGGCGACGCCTTAGATCTCACCAAGATATACTCGCATTTCGCCATAACAAATCCTCCGGCTGCAACAGCTACGACAAACGATGATCAATCTGAAGGACCCATCATACCTATAGCCTCAGGGAACTACCCTCAAGTCCGGGCTCACTACATCACGCCCTCGAGCGTCCTGACACCAGCAGACTATGCGACGCAGCGTGATCTTGAACTACAACTCAGCGGCATTGTTGTAGGCGCCCTCGTTGATCCATTCCTTCCCTGTCATGCATTCACAGCTATACTGCCCCCGAAAGAGCTATCTTTACCGTCATGGACTTGGCAGGAGAGTCTAGCTCGGATGGCCACCTTTTTCAATGCAGGGCCTCTAGTAATATCTTCTAATGTTCCTTCGTTCAACACCCAGGATGATCTGATGCAGGGTTCTCACATCCTAGAGTTCGGGAATGAAACTGCTGATAATGGCGAATTGAGCCGTGCTGTGAGCCTACCGGTGGCGGACATGGCTACTGGGTGGGCTTGGCTAGAGCCATACACGGTTAAAAATAGTCCGGAGGAGACAGAGCATCCACAGTCACCTTAA
- a CDS encoding hypothetical protein (EggNog:ENOG41), with protein sequence MPLLNQQYRHLTLRHEQRLLTNKPSTLAPGCAQFSSYYLPSLNAGKHTTNFSQNVTSTLPDDQNGDPNLIDRDPPKSRQRRTVNLRRQQHLLAPQYSLPEDAVVSVFPTPGHTAQSLTLPHIVLKNPHCPWERDVVDKDAHDADSLNSVPWLALVIFTAEELALDVNERGDYLGIAPTEEPTETLGFTLNVKDATAEGKVPRPSGRGVFISKPDGEQIASRSSNTMDLITFPAALFHKLFVRTSEDQNGNQVSKGDIKVFRFLSHVRTVATDGMLSTAETDGEPGTFALSISPRIAPQTITTPTTLYAHLISLQGVHGCAPPDLSTGSKARVVMTSLYSWSYTSLPPDTSSTVHTFENLDKGLPVLHTDRKGSIVTDKTEMEKLVAKRLEEGFTLTRYRTVTGEVTSGLLRGPLVPVKVRHPRQSGMIFQTNVGADLNILDPDLGLMDLSYSTAWQVGRTLAQGDSTFATALGRLRGVLSKEALSKSKPGVHMTLGASRDTVLSEAAKVVSRLQGMNEQFASPSSSPVSTNRWRRGGPSDTPVSYQSIPTNRDYVTVQSWILDKLHLADVPAHYLIADPSHVSPETLRFFHVDENWTEALIDGALSLANQSTSEDYVRLAIKKQLQGFINTPLEGLGYCQQMPKYGFIMRSEILVQFPDLVVSPEFAKVASPNDEEDKIKPQAPILIQRRLSSDMMLVLFDRTPPDLTALEFTLPSHQQPFVIGSGLDRDNLKITHLKIYTTEPENSPQLEPPSTVKERHMPLDPAPRPWKASEFVDIDSGVMNVEHYATVIHSVLKDEMEESMYTAQGPTSAVFGIQLNEPIDTLRIAIPSNLQPTRVEDCHNPAAGAFTFHVPEFPAGDSVPKA encoded by the coding sequence ATGCCTCTTTTAAATCAGCAATATCGACATCTCACCCTGCGTCATGAGCAGCGGCTACTGACAAACAAGCCATCTACGCTAGCTCCTGGTTGTGCCCAGTTCAGCTCATACTACTTGCCGTCGCTGAATGCTGGCAAGCACACAACCAACTTCTCTCAGAATGTCACATCTACGCTCCCGGACGATCAAAATGGAGATCCCAACCTGATCGACAGAGACCCTCCGAAATCCCGGCAACGCAGGACGGTGAATTTGCGACGACAGCAGCATTTACTGGCTCCGCAGTATAGCCTCCCCGAAGACGCAGTAGTGTCGGTCTTCCCCACCCCGGGTCACACTGCTCAATCTCTCACTCTTCCGCATATTGTGTTGAAGAATCCGCACTGTCCATGGGAACGGGACGTTGTTGACAAAGATGCCCACGATGCCGACTCTCTCAACTCTGTTCCATGGCTTGCATTGGTCATCTTCACGGCGGAAGAGTTGGCGTTGGATGTGAATGAGCGCGGTGACTATCTTGGCATAGCGCCGACGGAAGAACCAACGGAGACGCTAGGCTTCACTCTCAATGTCAAAGATGCGACAGCAGAGGGCAAGGTTCCTCGGCCTTCTGGAAGAGGTGTCTTTATATCCAAACCAGATGGCGAGCAAATAGCCAGCAGGTCATCGAATACTATGGACCTAATCACGTTCCCTGCCGCTCTCTTCCATAAGCTTTTTGTCAGGACTTCCGAGGATCAGAACGGTAATCAGGTATCCAAAGGAGACATCAAGGTATTTCGTTTCCTTTCGCATGTCCGGACGGTGGCCACGGACGGGATGTTGTCAACTGCTGAGACAGACGGAGAACCTGGGACCTTTGCTCTCAGCATTTCCCCACGTATTGCCCCGCAGACTATTACCACTCCAACTACACTCTACGCACACCTCATCTCTCTTCAAGGCGTCCATGGCTGCGCTCCGCCTGATTTGAGCACAGGTAGTAAGGCTCGAGTAGTTATGACAAGTCTCTATTCATGGTCATACACTTCACTACCACCAGACACTTCAAGTACTGTCCACACATTTGAGAACCTAGACAAAGGTCTTCCAGTTTTACATACCGATCGCAAGGGGTCAATCGTGACAGACAAGACAGAAATGGAAAAGCTGGTGGCCAAGCGCTTGGAGGAGGGATTCACCCTGACGAGATATCGAACCGTGACAGGAGAGGTTACGTCTGGCTTACTCCGAGGACCGCTTGTTCCCGTCAAAGTACGTCATCCACGACAGAGTGGCATGATATTCCAGACAAACGTTGGTGCCGATCTGAATATCTTGGACCCAGACCTTGGCTTGATGGATTTGTCATACTCGACAGCCTGGCAGGTTGGTCGAACACTCGCTCAGGGAGATTCCACATTCGCGACTGCTCTTGGGCGTCTTCGGGGTGTCTTGTCCAAAGAGGCTCTCTCTAAATCCAAGCCAGGAGTCCACATGACCCTGGGAGCATCCCGTGACACAGTCTTGAGCGAGGCAGCCAAAGTCGTCTCAAGACTGCAAGGAATGAACGAACAATTTGCGTCcccctcttcatcaccagtCTCAACAAACCGCTGGCGCAGGGGGGGGCCTAGCGATACGCCCGTTAGTTACCAGAGTATCCCCACCAACCGTGATTACGTTACAGTCCAGTCGTGGATTCTCGATAAGCTCCATCTAGCTGACGTTCCTGCGCACTACCTCATCGCCGACCCTTCCCACGTATCCCCCGAGACGTTGCGCTTCTTTCACGTTGATGAGAACTGGACTGAGGCATTAATAGATGGTGCTCTCAGCCTAGCGAATCAGTCCACGTCTGAAGATTACGTTCGGTTAgctatcaagaagcagctccAGGGTTTTATCAACACACCTCTCGAAGGTTTGGGTTACTGTCAGCAGATGCCAAAGTATGGGTTCATCATGCGGTCAGAGATACTGGTCCAGTTCCCTGACTTGGTCGTAAGTCCTGAGTTCGCCAAAGTGGCTAGCCCaaacgatgaagaggataagATCAAACCACAGGCACCCATCTTGATACAACGTCGCCTTTCATCTGATATGATGCTCGTACTATTTGATCGAACACCGCCTGATCTGACGGCCCTCGAGTTTACGTTGCCATCCCACCAGCAGCCATTTGTGATTGGGTCAGGTTTGGACAGAGACAATCTCAAAATAACGCATCTTAAAATCTACACAACTGAGCCTGAAAACAGTCCGCAGCTGGAGCCGCCTTCAACAGTGAAGGAGCGACACATGCCCTTGGACCCGGCGCCCCGACCTTGGAAGGCTAGTGAGTTTGTCGACATAGACTCAGGCGTGATGAATGTGGAGCATTACGCAACTGTTATTCATTCAGTACTAAAGGACGAGATGGAGGAAAGCATGTACACTGCACAAGGACCGACGTCGGCTGTCTTTGGCATCCAGCTCAATGAGCCGATCGACACGCTGAGAATAGCGATTCCTTCTAACTTGCAACCTACGAGGGTCGAAGATTGCCATAATCCGGCAGCGGGGGCATTTACATTCCATGTCCCCGAATTTCCGGCTGGCGATTCCGTTCCCAAGGCATAA
- a CDS encoding hypothetical protein (EggNog:ENOG41), with protein MGSLHHNDELEAVCSALQSITQRLVSTTQDVKNDPIIKVAQPSDVPYLQKIGTPGQAHSIDQVLEEAFTAFDHRMRVNHPRFMGFIPSPTSPVAWLGDIVASAFNALGASKLQASGPVVIEKTLIEWLAGRVGFPASAGGICVSGGSMANLMGIVLARDRFVPHGETAKAVAYLSDQTHYSVAKAMRMLGFDKKQIRRLPADENFRLDPVLLAQTIQDDRKAGLVPFLVVGTCGTTNTGAIDALPEIAEICKKEQIWLHVDGAYGASATLSTTRHETVAGLKYADSMSWDAHKWLFQTYSCGLLLVKDKSNLVRSFANEGDYLRDGVAIEDEDIPNFWNYSMELTRPASRAMKLWFTLRVIGVERIGEMIDHGFDLAERAEEELRKLPDWEIVSAASLGVITFRYAPWGLTEDELEIINSGISKSLISSNKAGILTTKVRGKVALRICALSPQLALDDMSDIIHEANLLVTKSIKASNGVRD; from the coding sequence ATgggttctcttcatcacaaTGACGAGCTTGAGGCAGTATGCTCAGCTTTGCAATCCATAACTCAGCGTCTAGTATCAACGACTCAAGATGTCAAAAACGAccccatcatcaaagtcgCACAGCCCTCAGACGTTCCCTATCTCCAAAAGATAGGAACACCAGGTCAAGCGCACTCAATCGACCAAGTCCTGGAAGAAGCCTTCACCGCATTCGACCACCGCATGCGCGTCAATCACCCTCGCTTCATGGGCTTCATCCCCTCGCCTACATCGCCCGTCGCTTGGCTGGGTGACATAGTAGCCAGTGCATTTAATGCACTCGGTGCTTCCAAGCTTCAAGCCTCAGGACCTGTTGTTATTGAAAAGACGTTGATTGAGTGGTTGGCGGGGAGGGTTGGGTTTCCCGCCAGTGCAGGGGGGATTTGTGTCTCGGGTGGTTCAATGGCGAATTTGATGGGGATTGTGCTTGCGAGGGATCGTTTTGTGCCACATGGTGAAACGGCAAAGGCAGTTGCGTATCTTTCGGATCAGACGCATTACTCTGTTGCCAAAGCTATGAGAATGCTTGGGTTCGATAAAAAGCAGATTCGGCGATTACCTGCGGATGAAAACTTCAGGCTTGACCCGGTTCTTTTAGCACAAACGATTCAGGATGATCGCAAAGCTGGCCTTGTACCATTTTTGGTGGTTGGAACTTGTGGGACGACAAACACGGGCGCCATCGATGCTCTACCCGAAATCGCAGAGATTTGTAAAAAGGAGCAGATCTGGCTGCACGTCGACGGCGCTTACGGCGCTTCAGCAACTCTATCCACAACACGCCACGAGACAGTCGCCGGGCTCAAGTACGCCGACAGCATGTCATGGGACGCGCACAAATGGCTCTTCCAAACCTACAGCTGCGGTCTTCTTCTGGTAAAAGACAAGTCCAACCTTGTCAGAAGCTTTGCGAACGAGGGGGATTATCTTCGCGACGGTGTAGcaattgaagatgaggatatTCCAAACTTTTGGAACTACAGCATGGAGCTCACTAGACCAGCGAGTCGCGCTATGAAGTTGTGGTTTACGCTGAGGGttattggtgttgagaggatTGGGGAGATGATTGATCATGGGTTCGATCTTGCTGAGcgggcggaggaggagttgaGAAAGTTACCTGACTGGGAGATTGTCAGCGCTGCTAGCTTGGGCGTTATAACATTTCGTTATGCGCCCTGGGGGTTGACCGAGGATGAACTTGAGATTATCAACAGTGGTATTTCAAAGAGTCTCATCTCAAGCAACAAAGCCGGGATTTTGACAACCAAGGTTCGAGGAAAGGTAGCTTTGAGGATTTGTGCATTGAGTCCGCAGTTAGCGTTAGACGACATGTCCGACATAATCCACGAAGCCAACCTCCTCGTCACCAAGAGCATAAAAGCTAGCAATGGAGTAAGAGACTAG
- the PRDX1 gene encoding Peroxiredoxin-1: protein MSSAFVQRPAPDFSATTLFPGGEFRDIKLSDFKGQWVVLLFYPMDFTFVCPTEIIQYNNALDRFREINTTVLGVSTDSHFTHLAWVEKPRKQGGLGPDLELPLIADKSTKISRSYGVLIEDEGIALRGLFIIDPKGVLRQITVNDLPVGRDVEETIRLVKAFQFTDEYGEVCPAGWQEGGKTMKADPKGSLEYFEEQGENGESRKRPRTE, encoded by the exons ATGTCTTCAGCTTTTGTTCAGCGCCCTGCTCCCGACTTCTCGGCTACTACCCTCTTCCCTGGAGGTGAGTTCAGAGACATCAAGCTCTCTGACTTCAAGGGACAATG ggttgttcttctcttctaccCCATGGACTTCACCTTCGTCTGCCCTACCGAGATCATCCAGTACAACAACGCCCTCGACCGCTTCCGCGAGATCAACACCACCGTTCTCGGCGTGTCCACCGACTCCCACTTCACCCATCTCGCGTGGGTTGAGAAGCCCCGCAAGCAGGGCGGTTTGGGCCCCGACCTGGAGCTCCCCCTCATCGCCGACAAGTCCACCAAGATCTCGCGCAGCTACGGCGTCCTCATCGAGGACGAGGGCATCGCGCTCCGcggcctcttcatcatcgacccCAAGGGTGTTCTCCGCCAGATCACCGTCAACGACCTCCCCGTCGGCCGCGACGTCGAGGAGACGATCCGCCTGGTCAAGGCCTTCCAGTTCACCGACGAGTACGGCGAGGTGTGCCCTGCCGGATGGCAGGAGGGTGGAAAGACCATGAAGGCTGATCCCAAGGGAAGCCTGGAGTACTTTGAGGAGCAGGGAGAGAATGGTGAGTCCCGGAAGCGACCCAGGACTGAATAA
- a CDS encoding hypothetical protein (EggNog:ENOG41), giving the protein MHFSTIISASAFAGLATASPSFFRRNPPAEEAAPVACEPVTVHETVHETVHVTIPGEVVHETVHETVHVTEVVHQTETVHATVTEVQHVSVEKPVTVIETSIVHQEVEKPVTVIETVHQTIEQPVTVVETSVVHQTVEQPVTVIHTQPVEVEVEKPVTVIETVHQTIEQPVTVVETSVVHQTIEQPVTVIHTQPVEVEKPVTVVETSVPVTVVHTVPVEVEKPVTVVETSVVHQTVEQPVTVIHTQPVEVEKLVTVIHTQPVEVPVQVPVTVIHTQPVEVPVEKPVTVIHTSVVENIVVHTSVVEVEKPVNVEVPVTVVHTQVVEKPVQQIHTVEVEKPVEVVHTVEVEKPVHVTVIQTVTEHVAAQPTAHPVEAPQEHPVVVIEQPEHEAPAHEAPPHETVVVEAPAAPHETVVAEHPAAPPAHETPVVVEHPAAPAAPAHETSVVVEHPAAPAATMGHEAPAAEHPAAPIATMAHEAPAAEHPAAPQPAEPHEGAGEMPIAEAEALQHPDIPVLLPSGGVSVKNATVAPTYPGRRAIVRRW; this is encoded by the exons ATGCACTTTTCAACAATCATTTCTGCTTCTGCCTTTGCTGGTCTGGCGACTGCTTCTCCGTCGTTCTTTCGAAGAAATCCTcctgctgaggaggctgcGCCCGTGGCGTGCGAGCCGGTCACTGTTCATGAGACGGTCCATGAGACGGTGCACGTGACGATACCTGGGGAGGTTGTTCATGAGACGGTTCACGAGACTGTTCATGTGACTGAGGTCGTGCACCAGACCGAGACGGTGCATGCGACCGTGACGGAGGTTCAGCATGTTTCTGTTGAGAAACCAGTCACAGTCATCGAGACTTCGATCGTCCACCAAGAAGTCGAGAAGCCTGTTACAGTCATCGAAACGGTTCACCAAACGATCGAGCAACCCGTTACTGTAGTTGAGACTTCTGTTGTTCATCAGACAGTTGAGCAGCCTGTTACAGTCATTCACACCCAGCCCGTCGAAGTCGAGGTCGAAAAGCCAGTCACAGTTATTGAGACTGTCCACCAAACGATTGAACAACCAGTTACAGTTGTTGAGACATCTGTTGTACACCAGACCATCGAGCAACCTGTCACAGTCATCCATACCCAACCggtcgaggtcgagaagcCTGTTACAGTGGTTGAGACCTCAGTG CCAGTCACCGTCGTTCACACTGTAcctgttgaggttgagaaaccTGTAACAGTGGTTGAGACTTCTGTCGTGCACCAGACAGTTGAACAACCTGTCACCGTCATCCATACACAGCCCgtggaggttgagaagctcgtcACAGTGATTCACACCCAGCCAGTTGAAGTGCCAGTTCAGGTACCAGTTACAGTCATTCACACTCAACCAGTCGAGGTACCTGTTGAGAAGCCCGTGACTGTCATCCATACATCCGTGGTCGAGAACATAGTGGTCCATACTTCAGTGGTCGAAGTCGAGAAGCCTGTCAATGTCGAGGTACCCGTCACAGTTGTGCACACTCAAGTCGTTGAGAAGCCGGTTCAGCAGATCCACactgttgaagttgagaaacCCGTCGAGGTTGTTCATACGGTTGAGGTAGAGAAGCCCGTGCATGTCACTGTGATCCAGACAGTCACCGAGCACGTCGCTGCTCAACCCACCGCTCATCCCGTGGAGGCTCCTCAAGAGCATCCTGTCGTGGTCATTGAACAGCCCGAGCATGAAGCACCAGCCCACGAAGCGCCCCCCCATGAGACAGTCGTCGTGGAGGCGCCTGCAGCGCCTCACGAGACCGTTGTAGCTGAGCATCCTGCCGCGCCCCCAGCTCACGAAACACCAGTTGTCGTCGAACACCCTGCTGCCCCTGCAGCACCAGCTCATGAGACGTCTGTCGTCGTAGAGCACCCAGCAGCACCAGCCGCGACGATGGGCCACGAAGCGCCTGCTGCCGAACATCCTGCTGCACCAATAGCGACCATGGCGCACGAGGCTCCAGCAGCTGAGCACCCGGCTGCACCTCAACCCGCGGAGCCTCATGAGGGTGCAGGAGAGATGCCTATCGCCGAAGCGGAAGCCCTACAGCATCCTGACATCCCTGTCCTTCTACCCTCTGGCGGAGTGTCGGTTAAGAATGCTACAGTGGCGCCGACATATCCTGGCCGTCGCGCTATTGTCCGCAGATGGTGA
- the GCN5_2 gene encoding histone acetyltransferase gives MDSEAHPLTDRQSLPLAKRSASTEPETESDAKRLKSSNQESDRSDIRLWDISSRIPFPDKPAVVEKRNGEIEYRVVNNDGTRESMVILTGLKCLFQKQLPKMSKDYIARLVYDRTHLSIAIVKKPLEVIGGISFREFRVRKFAEIVFCAVSSDQQVKGYGAHLMAHLKDYVKATSPVMHFLTYADNYATGYFQKQGFTKDISLERSNWMGYIKDYEGGTLMQCSMVPRIRYLEIGRMLLKQKETVLAKIRPMSKSHIIHQPPQQWAGGIITPIDPLTIPHIRATGWSPDMDELSRQPRHGPHFNEMRRLLYQVQNHKQAWPFLQPVNKDDVPDYYNVITFPMDLSTMLERLEHDYYAAPRDLVRDLKLIFSNCRKYNDATTVYSKCATKLEKYMWGLVKEIPEWYSLLEEDEE, from the exons ATGGACAGCGAGGCGCATCCGCTCACGGACAGGCAAAGTCTCCCTCTCGCGAAGCGTTCAGCTTCAACGGAACCAGAAACTGAATCCGATGCCAAAAGACTCAAGAGCTCCAATCAAGAATCGGACAGATCAGACATAAGGCTCTGGGATATATCTAGCAGAATACCCTTCCCTGACAAA CCCGCTGTGGTTGAAAAGCGAAATGGAGAAATAGAGTATCGAGTTGTCAATAACGATGGCACACGAGAGAGCATGGTTATTCTCACAGGACTCAAGTGCTTGTTCCAGAAGCAACTGCCGAAAATGTCAAAGGACTACATCGCACGCCTCGTCTATGACCGTACCCATCTATCTATCGCCATTGTGAAGAAGCCCCTGGAAGTCATTGGCGGTATATCATTTCGAGAATTTCGAGTACGGAAATTTGCCGAGATCGTCTTTTGCGCCGTTTCATCAGATCAACAAGTTAAAGGTTATGGCGCCCATCTCATGGCCCATTTAAAGGACTACGTTAAGGCAACGTCCCCGGTAATGCACTTCCTAACATATGCAGATAACTATGCCACTGGGTATTTTCAGAAGCAGGGCTTTACGAAGGATATTTCACTTGAGAGATCCAACTGGATGGGGTATATAAAAGACTACGAAGGAGGAACGCTGATGCAATGCTCTATGGTACCCCGGATACGCTATTTGGAGATTGGACGAATGCTTCTCAAGCAAAAAGAAACCGTGCTCGCAAAAATCCGACCTATGAGTAAAAGCCACATCATTCACCAACCTCCCCAGCAATGGGCCGGTGGCATCATCACTCCAATCGACCCGCTCACTATTCCTCATATCCGGGCAACCGGTTGGTCCCCAGACATGGACGAACTGTCAAGACAACCACGCCACGGGCCTCATTTCAACGAGATGCGACGGCTTCTGTACCAAGTTCAAAACCACAAACAAGCATGGCCTTTTCTCCAGCCAGTCAACAAGGACGATGTGCCCGACTACTACAACGTCATAACATTCCCGATGGACTTATCGACGATGCTCGAAAGACTGGAGCATGATTACTATGCGGCGCCAAGGGATCTTGTTCGTGATCTCAAGTTGATTTTCAGCAATTGTCGGAAATATAATGACGCAACGACTGTCTATTCCAAGTGTGCGACAAAGCTGGAAAAGTACATGTGGGGACTCGTCAAAGAGATCCCTGAGTGGTACAGTTTGTtagaggaggatgaagagtga